A window of the Citrus sinensis cultivar Valencia sweet orange chromosome 9, DVS_A1.0, whole genome shotgun sequence genome harbors these coding sequences:
- the LOC102608600 gene encoding WAT1-related protein At4g30420-like isoform X1 has protein sequence MSSLRDYKPAMAMLALQFSYAVVALSTRAALLQGMNPRVFVVYRQAIATLFMAPMAYLSSSRKYKSSSMGLRSFSLIFFIALLGVTINQNTYFEGLYLASSSMASAMGNLIPAITFVMASIVGLEKIDLGSVRSVAKILGTIFCVGGAISMALLRGPKLLNTEFLPEKSFLFRSSGGENWLLGCLFLFASACCWSLWLILQVPVSASYPDHLSLSAWMCFLATLQSATFAIFTEPDPEAWNLHSSLEIFCCFFSGAIGSGVSFCVQAWCISKRGPLFSAMFNPLCTVIVTILAALLLHEEIYTGSLVGAIGVILGLYAVLWGKAKDHFDEEELKLNLQRDDQAQAVKILRDDSCKVDLEEPLLCDKTAEDYASNIH, from the exons ATGAGTAGCTTAAGAGATTACAAGCCAGCAATGGCTATGTTAGCTTTACAATTTTCTTATGCAGTCGTTGCTCTCTCAACAAGAGCTGCTTTATTGCAAGGAATGAACCCTAGGGTTTTTGTGGTTTACAGGCAAGCCATAGCAACTTTGTTCATGGCACCAATGGCTTATCTCTCAAG cAGCAGAAAATACAAAAGCAGCTCTATGGGACTAAGGAGCTTTTcgttgatattttttatcgCACTTTTAGG GGTAACAATCAATCAGAATACATATTTTGAGGGTTTATACCTGGCCTCATCATCAATGGCAAGCGCAATGGGCAATCTCATCCCTGCAATCACCTTTGTAATGGCGTCCATTGTAGg GTTAGAGAAGATAGATCTTGGAAGTGTGAGAAGTGTTGCCAAAATACTAGGGACAATTTTCTGTGTTGGTGGAGCAATTTCCATGGCATTACTCAGAGGCCCTAAGCTACTGAACACTGAATTCCTACCGGAAAAATCTTTCTTGTTTCGCTCGTCAGGAGGAGAGAACTGGTTGCTGGGATGCCTCTTCCTATTTGCAAGCGCTTGTTGCTGGTCATTATGGCTGATTTTGCAG GTTCCTGTTTCAGCTAGCTATCCTGACCACCTTTCTCTATCAGCTTGGATGTGTTTTCTGGCAACACTTCAGTCAGCAACGTTTGCAATTTTCACAGAGCCGGACCCGGAAGCATGGAATTTGCATTCAAGTCTTGAAatcttttgttgtttcttcTCA GGAGCTATAGGATCAGGAGTCTCATTCTGTGTTCAAGCTTGGTGTATTTCGAAAAGAGGACCCCTTTTCTCTGCAATGTTCAATCCTCTATGCACAGTCATTGTGACCATTTTGGCTGCTTTGTTACTCCATGAGGAGATTTACACGGGAAG TTTGGTAGGTGCAATTGGAGTGATTCTTGGATTATACGCGGTTCTGTGGGGTAAAGCGAAAGACCATTTTGATGAAGAAGAGCTCAAGCTTAACTTACAAAGGGATGATCAGGCACAGGCTGTGAAAATCCTGAGAGATGATTCTTGCAAAGTTGATTTGGAGGAACCTCTTCTGTGTGACAAAACAGCAGAAGATTATGCAAGTAATATACATTGA
- the LOC102608600 gene encoding WAT1-related protein At4g30420-like isoform X2 codes for MSSLRDYKPAMAMLALQFSYAVVALSTRAALLQGMNPRVFVVYRQAIATLFMAPMAYLSSRKYKSSSMGLRSFSLIFFIALLGVTINQNTYFEGLYLASSSMASAMGNLIPAITFVMASIVGLEKIDLGSVRSVAKILGTIFCVGGAISMALLRGPKLLNTEFLPEKSFLFRSSGGENWLLGCLFLFASACCWSLWLILQVPVSASYPDHLSLSAWMCFLATLQSATFAIFTEPDPEAWNLHSSLEIFCCFFSGAIGSGVSFCVQAWCISKRGPLFSAMFNPLCTVIVTILAALLLHEEIYTGSLVGAIGVILGLYAVLWGKAKDHFDEEELKLNLQRDDQAQAVKILRDDSCKVDLEEPLLCDKTAEDYASNIH; via the exons ATGAGTAGCTTAAGAGATTACAAGCCAGCAATGGCTATGTTAGCTTTACAATTTTCTTATGCAGTCGTTGCTCTCTCAACAAGAGCTGCTTTATTGCAAGGAATGAACCCTAGGGTTTTTGTGGTTTACAGGCAAGCCATAGCAACTTTGTTCATGGCACCAATGGCTTATCTCTCAAG CAGAAAATACAAAAGCAGCTCTATGGGACTAAGGAGCTTTTcgttgatattttttatcgCACTTTTAGG GGTAACAATCAATCAGAATACATATTTTGAGGGTTTATACCTGGCCTCATCATCAATGGCAAGCGCAATGGGCAATCTCATCCCTGCAATCACCTTTGTAATGGCGTCCATTGTAGg GTTAGAGAAGATAGATCTTGGAAGTGTGAGAAGTGTTGCCAAAATACTAGGGACAATTTTCTGTGTTGGTGGAGCAATTTCCATGGCATTACTCAGAGGCCCTAAGCTACTGAACACTGAATTCCTACCGGAAAAATCTTTCTTGTTTCGCTCGTCAGGAGGAGAGAACTGGTTGCTGGGATGCCTCTTCCTATTTGCAAGCGCTTGTTGCTGGTCATTATGGCTGATTTTGCAG GTTCCTGTTTCAGCTAGCTATCCTGACCACCTTTCTCTATCAGCTTGGATGTGTTTTCTGGCAACACTTCAGTCAGCAACGTTTGCAATTTTCACAGAGCCGGACCCGGAAGCATGGAATTTGCATTCAAGTCTTGAAatcttttgttgtttcttcTCA GGAGCTATAGGATCAGGAGTCTCATTCTGTGTTCAAGCTTGGTGTATTTCGAAAAGAGGACCCCTTTTCTCTGCAATGTTCAATCCTCTATGCACAGTCATTGTGACCATTTTGGCTGCTTTGTTACTCCATGAGGAGATTTACACGGGAAG TTTGGTAGGTGCAATTGGAGTGATTCTTGGATTATACGCGGTTCTGTGGGGTAAAGCGAAAGACCATTTTGATGAAGAAGAGCTCAAGCTTAACTTACAAAGGGATGATCAGGCACAGGCTGTGAAAATCCTGAGAGATGATTCTTGCAAAGTTGATTTGGAGGAACCTCTTCTGTGTGACAAAACAGCAGAAGATTATGCAAGTAATATACATTGA
- the LOC102608600 gene encoding WAT1-related protein At4g30420-like isoform X3: protein MAPMAYLSSRKYKSSSMGLRSFSLIFFIALLGVTINQNTYFEGLYLASSSMASAMGNLIPAITFVMASIVGLEKIDLGSVRSVAKILGTIFCVGGAISMALLRGPKLLNTEFLPEKSFLFRSSGGENWLLGCLFLFASACCWSLWLILQVPVSASYPDHLSLSAWMCFLATLQSATFAIFTEPDPEAWNLHSSLEIFCCFFSGAIGSGVSFCVQAWCISKRGPLFSAMFNPLCTVIVTILAALLLHEEIYTGSLVGAIGVILGLYAVLWGKAKDHFDEEELKLNLQRDDQAQAVKILRDDSCKVDLEEPLLCDKTAEDYASNIH, encoded by the exons ATGGCACCAATGGCTTATCTCTCAAG CAGAAAATACAAAAGCAGCTCTATGGGACTAAGGAGCTTTTcgttgatattttttatcgCACTTTTAGG GGTAACAATCAATCAGAATACATATTTTGAGGGTTTATACCTGGCCTCATCATCAATGGCAAGCGCAATGGGCAATCTCATCCCTGCAATCACCTTTGTAATGGCGTCCATTGTAGg GTTAGAGAAGATAGATCTTGGAAGTGTGAGAAGTGTTGCCAAAATACTAGGGACAATTTTCTGTGTTGGTGGAGCAATTTCCATGGCATTACTCAGAGGCCCTAAGCTACTGAACACTGAATTCCTACCGGAAAAATCTTTCTTGTTTCGCTCGTCAGGAGGAGAGAACTGGTTGCTGGGATGCCTCTTCCTATTTGCAAGCGCTTGTTGCTGGTCATTATGGCTGATTTTGCAG GTTCCTGTTTCAGCTAGCTATCCTGACCACCTTTCTCTATCAGCTTGGATGTGTTTTCTGGCAACACTTCAGTCAGCAACGTTTGCAATTTTCACAGAGCCGGACCCGGAAGCATGGAATTTGCATTCAAGTCTTGAAatcttttgttgtttcttcTCA GGAGCTATAGGATCAGGAGTCTCATTCTGTGTTCAAGCTTGGTGTATTTCGAAAAGAGGACCCCTTTTCTCTGCAATGTTCAATCCTCTATGCACAGTCATTGTGACCATTTTGGCTGCTTTGTTACTCCATGAGGAGATTTACACGGGAAG TTTGGTAGGTGCAATTGGAGTGATTCTTGGATTATACGCGGTTCTGTGGGGTAAAGCGAAAGACCATTTTGATGAAGAAGAGCTCAAGCTTAACTTACAAAGGGATGATCAGGCACAGGCTGTGAAAATCCTGAGAGATGATTCTTGCAAAGTTGATTTGGAGGAACCTCTTCTGTGTGACAAAACAGCAGAAGATTATGCAAGTAATATACATTGA
- the LOC102628722 gene encoding WAT1-related protein At4g28040-like has product MGCIEAYKPAMAMVALQFLYAGVALFTRVALVQGLSPRVFVVYRQGTAALIMAPIVYISTRKSSYRLSLGLRTFGWLFVASLIGVTANQNAYFEGLYLSSSTVASAMTNLMPAVTFVMAFIAGWEKVHNRSLRSIAKILGTIFCVGGAITMALLKGPKLVNEEFTPPKSLIFSSGADNWLLGCFLLFGSSWFWSFWMILQVPISSSIPNHLYSSAWMCFLASLESATVALLVEKNLEAWTLNSFLELACCLYSGIALAISFFLQAWCISERGPLFCAMFNPLCTVIVTVLAGLFLDEEIFMGSLIGAFAVIIGLYVVLWGKAEDLEEIEHKTDTKLQNDQTRTVQVVIEEPSVKKSYKNNLEEPLLSDKSSIVDANEMIE; this is encoded by the exons atgGGTTGTATTGAAGCTTACAAACCAGCAATGGCTATGGTTGCATTGCAGTTTCTTTATGCAGGGGTTGCTCTCTTCACTAGAGTTGCCCTAGTTCAGGGATTGAGCCCCAGAGTCTTTGTCGTCTACCGGCAAGGCACAGCAGCTTTAATAATGGCCCCTATAGTTTACATCTCCACGAG GAAAAGTTCCTATAGGTTATCTTTGGGTTTAAGAACCTTTGGTTGGCTTTTTGTAGCCTCGTTGATTGG CGTAACAGCAAatcaaaatgcttattttGAGGGCCTGTATTTATCTTCTTCGACTGTAGCAAGTGCAATGACTAATCTCATGCCTGCAGTCACCTTTGTAATGGCATTCATTGCTGG gTGGGAGAAAGTTCATAATCGAAGCTTGAGAAGCATTGCCAAGATACTAGGGACTATATTCTGCGTCGGGGGAGCCATTACCATGGCATTGCTGAAAGGGCCTAAGCTAGTAAATGAAGAATTCACACCACCAAAATCACTGATATTCAGCTCAGGAGCTGATAACTGGTTGCTTGgttgctttcttcttttcgGAAGCAGCTGGTTCTGGTCATTTTGGATGATTTTGCAG GTTCCAATTTCTTCAAGCATACCAAACCACTTATATTCATCTGCTTGGATGTGTTTCTTGGCATCATTAGAGTCGGCAACCGTTGCATTGCTTGTAGAGAAAAATCTTGAGGCTTGGACTCTGAATTCATTTCTTGAATTGGCTTGTTGTTTGTATTCT GGAATTGCATTGGcaatctctttctttcttcaagCTTGGTGCATTTCCGAAAGAGGTCCGCTCTTCTGTGCAATGTTCAATCCTTTATGCACAGTCATTGTGACTGTATTAGCAGGCCTATTTCTGgatgaagaaatatttatgggAAG CTTGATTGGTGCGTTTGCTGTGATAATTGGTTTGTACGTTGTGTTATGGGGTAAGGCAGAAGACCTTGAAGAGATCGAACACAAAACAGATACAAAGCTGCAGAATGACCAAACAAGGACCGTGCAAGTCGTAATAGAAGAACCTTCAGTGAagaaaagttataaaaataatttagaagaaCCACTTCTTTCTGACAAGTCATCTATTGTTGATGCAAATGAAATGATTGAGTAa
- the LOC102628421 gene encoding amino acid transporter AVT1I-like isoform X2, translating to MILPTMWLNDLGVLSYVSAGGVLSSMIVTVCVFFVGATKGVGFHGKGRLFNLNGIPTALSLYTFCYGAHAVFPPIYNSMRKKIQFSRVLLISFAICTITYLTMAVLGYLIYGQNVQSQVSNYKIVMPIATAIENRLAANYKDCKSASILIRMSLLVSTVVLAAVFPSFQSVTSLSGAFLIVVVSFLLPCVCYLKIFQVHRNWGYELIGILIIMLLPVFVGVLGTYSSIAQTVKQV from the exons ATGATCTTGCCCACTATGTGGTTGAATGATCTTGGTGTTTTGTCTTATGTTTCGGCCGGTGGGGTGCTGTCTTCTATGATTGTTACTGTGTGTGTTTTCTTTGTTGGTGCGACAAAGGGAGTTGGATTTCATGGCAAGGGAAGGCTCTTCAATCTGAATGGAATCCCTACTGCTCTTAGCTTGTATACTTTCTGCTATGGTGCTCACGCTGTGTTTCCCCCTATCTACAATTCTATGAGAAAGAAAATCCAATTTTCAAGG GTCTTACTCATTAGTTTTGCTATCTGCACTATCACCTATCTGACAATGGCAGTACTGGGATACCTCATATATGGACAAAACGTTCAATCTCAAGTGAGTAACTATAAAATAGTAATGCCAATTGCCACTGCTATTGAAAACCGATTGGCAGCCAACTACAAAGATTGTAAGTCAGCAAGTATTCTGATCCGTATGTCTTTGCTTGTTAGCACTGTGGTTTTAGCTGCTGTGTTTCCATCTTTCCAATCTGTGACGTCTCTCAGTGGAGCATTTCTCATAGTGGTTGTTTCCTTCTTGCTGCCTTGTGTTTGTTACTTGAAGATCTTTCAAGTTCACAGGAATTGGGGGTATGAGCTTATTGGCATTCTTATTATAATGTTGTTACCTGTTTTTGTTGGGGTGTTGGGTACATATTCATCTATCGCTCAAACTGTAAAGCAGGTTTAG